Proteins from one Gossypium raimondii isolate GPD5lz chromosome 8, ASM2569854v1, whole genome shotgun sequence genomic window:
- the LOC105792208 gene encoding FT-interacting protein 3 — MSNLKLGVDVVSAHNLLPKDGQGSSSAFVELYFDGQKYRTTIKEKDLNPVWNESFYFNISDPSMLHFHTLEAYVYNNIRGTNTRAFLGKVCLTGTSFVPYSDAVVLHYPLEKRGIFSRVRGELGLKVYITDDPSIKSSIPAPAVESLATNESHVTRIHAQTVQSSVMNDRVESSRHTFHHLPNPNLHQQDHHHHHHHSSDPAGHHHHVPKHIADEMKPEPPPPKLVRMYSAASAQPVDFALKETSPFLGGGRVVGGRVIHADKTASTYDLVERMHFLYVRVVKARELPSVDVTGGIDPFVEVKVGNYKGITKHFEKKQNPEWNQVFAFSRDRMQASVLEVVIKDKSMVKDETVGVVRFDINEVPLRVPPDSPLAPQWYRLEDKKGDKVKGELMLAVWIGTQADEAFSDAWHSDAATPVDSSPAIFAVLRSKVYHSPRLWYVRVNIVEAQDLVPTEKNRFPDVYVKAQIGHQVLKTKPCQARTLNAIWNEDLLFVAAEPFEDHLVLSVEDRVAPGKDEIIGRVIIPLNTVDKRADDRMIHSRWFNLEKPVAVDVDQLKKEKFSSRIHLRVCLDGGYHVLDESTHYSSDLRPTAKQLWRPPIGVLELGILNAVGLHPMKTRDGRGTSDTYCVAKYGQKWVRTRTLVDNLSPKYNEQYTWEVFDPATVLTVGVFDNSQLGEKGSNGNKDLKIGKVRIRISTLEAGRVYTHSYPLLVLHPTGVKKMGELHLAIRFTCISFVNMLYQYSRPLLPKMHYVRPFSVMQLDMLRHQAVNIVAARLGRAEPPLRKEVIEYMSDVDSHLWSMRKSKANFFRLMTVFSGLFAIGKWFGDICMWKNPITTVLVHVLFLMLACLPELILPTVFLYMFLIGVWNFRYRPRYPPHMNTKVSQAEAVHPDELDEEFDTFPTSKSPELVRMRYDRLRSVAGRIQTVIGDIATQGERFQALLSWRDPRATAIFITFCLIAAIVLFVTPFQVIAALAGFYAMRHPRFRYRLPAVPINFFRRLPARTDSML, encoded by the coding sequence ATGAGCAACCTTAAGCTAGGTGTTGATGTGGTCAGTGCCCACAATCTTTTGCCTAAAGATGGGCAAGGTTCATCCAGTGCTTTTGTGGAACTCTACTTTGATGGTCAGAAGTACCGTACCACTATCAAGGAAAAGGATCTCAATCCTGTTTGGAATGAGAGTTTTTATTTCAACATCTCTGATCCTTCAATGCTCCATTTTCATACTCTTGAAGCCTATGTCTATAATAATATCAGAGGTACTAACACCAGAGCGTTTCTCGGTAAGGTTTGTCTAACTGGGACTTCATTTGTTCCCTACTCTGATGCTGTTGTCTTGCATTACCCTTTGGAAAAGCGTGGTATATTTTCACGTGTTAGAGGAGAGCTTGGCTTAAAAGTTTATATTACAGATGATCCATCTATAAAGTCCTCAATCCCTGCACCTGCTGTTGAATCTTTGGCTACTAATGAATCCCATGTGACTCGTATCCATGCCCAAACAGTTCAAAGCTCGGTCATGAATGACAGAGTTGAATCAAGCAGACACACCTTTCATCATCTTCCCAACCCAAATCTACACCAACaggatcatcatcatcatcatcatcattcttCTGATCCTGCTGGTCATCATCATCACGTACCAAAGCATATTGCCGATGAGATGAAACCGGAACCACCTCCACCAAAGCTCGTCCGGATGTATTCTGCAGCATCTGCACAACCAGTTGATTTTGCACTTAAAGAAACCAGTCCCTTTCTTGGAGGGGGAAGAGTTGTGGGGGGCCGTGTTATCCACGCAGACAAGACTGCAAGTACTTATGATCTTGTTGAGCGGATGCATTTTCTCTATGTAAGGGTTGTCAAGGCTAGGGAACTTCCTTCAGTGGATGTTACCGGGGGTATTGATCCCTTTGTGGAAGTAAAGGTTGGGAACTACAAAGGCATAACAAAGCACTTTGAGAAGAAACAAAATCCTGAGTGGAACCAGGTATTCGCCTTTTCAAGGGATCGAATGCAAGCTTCTGTTCTAGAAGTTGTAATCAAGGACAAGTCTATGGTCAAAGATGAGACTGTTGGAGTTGTAAGGTTCGACATCAATGAGGTCCCATTACGTGTCCCACCAGATAGTCCTCTAGCTCCACAGTGGTACCGGCTTGAGGATAAGAAAGGAGACAAGGTAAAGGGTGAGCTGATGCTTGCTGTCTGGATAGGAACTCAAGCAGACGAGGCTTTTTCTGATGCGTGGCACTCTGATGCAGCTACACCAGTTGATAGCTCACCTGCTATATTCGCAGTGCTACGTTCAAAAGTATATCATTCACCGCGGTTGTGGTATGTGCGTGTCAATATTGTTGAGGCACAAGACCTTGTGCCAACAGAGAAAAACCGTTTCCCTGATGTGTATGTTAAGGCACAAATAGGCCACCAGGTTCTTAAAACAAAGCCATGTCAGGCTCGGACTCTGAATGCCATCTGGAATGAGGATCTTCTGTTTGTTGCTGCTGAACCCTTTGAAGATCATCTGGTTCTTTCGGTTGAGGATCGTGTGGCTCCTGGAAAAGATGAGATCATTGGGAGGGTCATTATACCATTGAACACTGTAGACAAGCGTGCTGATGATCGAATGATTCATTCTCGTTGGTTCAACCTTGAGAAGCCAGTTGCTGTTGATGTAGATCAATTGAAGAAAGAGAAGTTTTCTAGCCGCATCCATCTTCGTGTTTGTTTAGATGGAGGATATCATGTACTTGATGAATCTACTCACTACAGCAGTGATCTCCGCCCAACGGCAAAGCAACTCTGGAGGCCACCAATTGGTGTCCTGGAACTTGGAATCTTAAATGCTGTAGGTCTCCATCCTATGAAAACACGAGACGGGAGGGGAACATCAGATACCTACTGTGTGGCAAAATATGGTCAGAAATGGGTCCGCACTCGCACCCTTGTTGACAATTTATCTCCAAAATACAATGAGCAGTACACTTGGGAAGTATTTGATCCAGCAACCGTTCTCACCGTTGGTGTATTCGACAACAGCCAGCTTGGAGAAAAGGGTTCAAATGGGAACAAGGACCTGAAGATTGGGAAGGTTAGGATTCGTATTTCCACATTGGAAGCAGGTCGTGTCTACACACATTCTTATCCTTTGTTGGTTCTTCATCCTACTGGAGTTAAGAAGATGGGGGAATTGCATTTGGCAATAAGGTTTACTTGTATATCTTTTGTAAACATGCTTTACCAATATTCTCGACCACTACTACCTAAAATGCACTATGTAAGGCCCTTCAGTGTGATGCAACTTGACATGCTACGCCACCAAGCTGTCAATATAGTGGCAGCACGTTTAGGTCGAGCAGAGCCTCCTCTTCGGAAGGAAGTAATCGAGTATATGTCTGATGTGGACTCACACCTTTGGAGCATGCGTAAAAGCAAAGCAAATTTCTTCAGGCTTATGACAGTTTTCTCTGGATTGTTTGCTATTGGGAAATGGTTTGGAGATATCTGCATGTGGAAGAATCCTATCACAACAGTTCTAGTTCATGTGCTCTTTCTAATGCTTGCTTGCCTCCCCGAACTGATATTGCCTACGGTTTTCCTTTACATGTTTCTAATAGGGGTGTGGAACTTCCGATATAGACCAAGGTATCCACCTCACATGAACACAAAGGTTTCACAAGCTGAGGCAGTGCACCCCGATGAACTCGACGAGGAATTCGATACTTTTCCAACAAGCAAGAGCCCGGAGCTGGTCAGAATGAGGTATGATCGGTTGAGGAGTGTGGCCGGTAGAATTCAGACCGTGATCGGTGATATTGCAACACAAGGGGAGAGGTTTCAGGCGCTGCTAAGCTGGCGAGACCCTCGTGCTACTGCCATCTTTATTACATTCTGCCTTATTGCAGCCATAGTGTTGTTCGTGACACCATTTCAAGTGATAGCAGCCTTAGCAGGGTTCTATGCAATGAGACACCCAAGATTCCGGTACCGCTTGCCAGCAGTGCCGATTAACTTCTTCCGCCGGCTGCCTGCCAGGACGGATAGCATGTTGTAA